From Sulfuricaulis sp., one genomic window encodes:
- a CDS encoding biotin/lipoyl-containing protein, translated as MTKTLEIKIPDIGDFEEVAVIEVMVKPGDTIKPEDPL; from the coding sequence ATGACTAAAACACTGGAAATCAAAATCCCCGACATCGGCGACTTCGAAGAAGTCGCCGTTATCGAGGTCATGGTCAAACCCGGCGATACCATCAAGCCGGAAGACCCGCTCA